In the Pseudoalteromonas sp. A25 genome, CTATCAAGAGAGCAAACTCAGACAAACACTGAAGACATCATGGCAAATCATGCTATTGAGCATGTTGTTGCGCTATGGCACGAAAAAGCCAAAGCAAATCGACAAACTATTAAAGTAACAACTTTATCTCGCACCACAACAAAATACCCTAAAGCTCAATTAGAGATGGTGCTGTCCAACCTCGTGAAAAATGCCATACAGCATGGCTGCAACGCAGCTATTAATATAACTGCAGACTCTCAAATCATTGAAGTGAAGAACAGCAAAAAAAGCTTACATAACGGTAATTTACCATCGCACGACAATATGGGGCTTGGATTAATAATTGTGAAACGCATTTGTCAGCAACAAGGTTGGCAATTTAATTGCCAAAGTAATGACTCGCACTTTAGTGCAACGATTACTTTAGTTTAACGAGTAAGCTCAACGGCGACGTTGTTTACGCTTGGCGTATTAAGGCGTGCAAAAAATAACGCCTTATCACAGCATGTATGAATGCTATAGGCGAGGCATAGGAGCAAGCGCTCCTATTAAATTAACGATAGAATACTTCTACAGTACCTTTTGTTTTCAATAATAATGGTTGACCGCGACGATCTAACGCTTTTGGTGAAGCCACTTTGATCCAACCTTCGCTAATGCAATACTCTTCTACGTCGTTACGCTCTTTGCCATTAATACGTACGCCAATTTCGTGTTGTAACACTGCTTCGTTGTAATAACGACTACGAGGATTGATAGAAAGCTGATCTGGAATATCTGGTCGTGAAGTTGTCTCTGTCATTGTCTTAGTTCTTCAAAAAATAAATTTGCGCTATTGTAGGGAATACTCCCAACTTGCTCAACACAAAATGAGGCATGATTATATGTCACGCGTTAATATACAAAGCAGTATTTGGAAAATAAGCCTTTATACTTCGCTGCGCATAAGTGCAGCTACTTATTTTCAAAACCATTTATACCAATTGCATTAAATTGGTGATCAGATATTGCGACAGATAAATGGCTTAGTAACAAGGCAAATATTTCGCTATGTAGTTATTCTACATGAGAAATATTTAACGCAGTTAATGAGTTATTTAGCTCGCTAGAATGATCAATGTATTAATAAAATTGGTATTATACCAATCCGCTTAACTAAGTGGTCTATTTTGAAGCAAGAAAACCTTGTCGATAGCAAGGCAAAAATTTCGTTATTTAGTTGTTCTAAATGAGCAATTTTTAACGCAGCTGTCATCAGGTTTAATCCTTCAAAAGGATTGAGTATTATTGCGGATTGGTATTGTGCGTTGACACTGAACTTAGTGCGAATTTTTAACACCGTTTTGCACCATATCTTTACCATTGTCGAACACGTCTTGAGTCACCCAACGTCCCAATAAAAGCTGATGTTTGTCATCTAGTACCGCAACA is a window encoding:
- a CDS encoding DUF3297 family protein; its protein translation is MTETTSRPDIPDQLSINPRSRYYNEAVLQHEIGVRINGKERNDVEEYCISEGWIKVASPKALDRRGQPLLLKTKGTVEVFYR